In Amia ocellicauda isolate fAmiCal2 chromosome 16, fAmiCal2.hap1, whole genome shotgun sequence, the following proteins share a genomic window:
- the upp2 gene encoding uridine phosphorylase 2 isoform X1, with the protein MAPILQNCVGNERTEYIEHEEVHVKNPHLDSMEEDILYHFNLGTRTHNLPAMFGDIKFVCVGGSANRMKAFAQFIHTELGLAEDINAIEDICAGTDRYSMYKVGPVLSISHGMGVPSISIMLHELIKLLHHARCRDVTLVRIGTSGGVGLEAGTVVITDKAVDSFLRPQFEQVVLGKVIVRSTELDENLAQELLQCSTEIPNLPAVIGNTMCTHDFYEGQGRLDGALCSFSTEDKLEYLRKAHEAGVRNIEMESTVFAAMCRVCGLKAAVICVTLLNRFEGDQISTPHEVLIEYQQRPQCLVSHFIKKRLGLLN; encoded by the exons ATGGCGCCTATTTTACAGAACTGTGTTGGGAATGAAAGGACAGAATATATTGA ACATGAAGAGGTCCATGTTAAAAACCCACACTTGGATTCAATGGAGGAGGACATTCTGTATCACTTCAATCTGGGAACCAGGACTCACAACTTGCCTGCAATGTTTGGAGACATAAAG tttgtcTGTGTTGGAGGGAGTGCCAACAGAATGAAAGCATTTGCTCAGTTTATACATACAGAGCTGGGATTAGCTGAGGACATCAATGCGATTGAGGATATCTGCGCTGGAACAGACCGCTATTCCATGTATAAAGTGGGGCCAGTGCTTTCCATAAGt CATGGAATGGGGGTGCCGTCAATTTCGATAATGCTACACGAACTGATTAAGCTTCTGCACCATGCACGGTGTCGGGATGTAACCCTGGTTCGCATTGGGACTTCTGGTGGTGTAG GTCTGGAGGCTGGGACTGTGGTGATAACAGACAAGGCTGTGGACTCCTTCCTTAGGCCCCAGTTTGAGCAGGTGGTGCTGGGGAAGGTGATCGTGAGAAGCACTGAACTAGATGAAAACCTGGCCCAAGAACTGCTGCAGTGTTCAACTGAGATCCCAAACCTGCCCGCTGTCATCGGAAACACCATGTGCACCCATGATTTTTATGAAG GTCAGGGTCGTTTGGATGGGGCTTTATGTTCCTTCTCTACTGAAGACAAGCTGGAATACCTGAGAAAAGCCCATGAAGCCGGGGTAAGGAACATCGAAATGGAGTCGACCGTGTTTGCAGCCATGTGTCGCGTCTGTGGGTTAAAAG CGGCTGTTATCTGTGTGACCTTACTGAACCGCTTTGAAGGGGATCAGATTTCGACTCCTCATGAAGTTCTCATTGAATATCAACAGCGGCCACAGTGCCTGGTGTCACATTTCATTAAGAAACGGCTTGGACTTTTGAACTAA
- the upp2 gene encoding uridine phosphorylase 2 isoform X2, whose amino-acid sequence MAPILQNCVGNERTEYIEHEEVHVKNPHLDSMEEDILYHFNLGTRTHNLPAMFGDIKFVCVGGSANRMKAFAQFIHTELGLAEDINAIEDICAGTDRYSMYKVGPVLSISHGMGVPSISIMLHELIKLLHHARCRDVTLVRIGTSGGVGLEAGTVVITDKAVDSFLRPQFEQVVLGKVIVRSTELDENLAQELLQCSTEIPNLPAVIGNTMCTHDFYEGQGRLDGALCSFSTEDKLEYLRKAHEAGRLLSV is encoded by the exons ATGGCGCCTATTTTACAGAACTGTGTTGGGAATGAAAGGACAGAATATATTGA ACATGAAGAGGTCCATGTTAAAAACCCACACTTGGATTCAATGGAGGAGGACATTCTGTATCACTTCAATCTGGGAACCAGGACTCACAACTTGCCTGCAATGTTTGGAGACATAAAG tttgtcTGTGTTGGAGGGAGTGCCAACAGAATGAAAGCATTTGCTCAGTTTATACATACAGAGCTGGGATTAGCTGAGGACATCAATGCGATTGAGGATATCTGCGCTGGAACAGACCGCTATTCCATGTATAAAGTGGGGCCAGTGCTTTCCATAAGt CATGGAATGGGGGTGCCGTCAATTTCGATAATGCTACACGAACTGATTAAGCTTCTGCACCATGCACGGTGTCGGGATGTAACCCTGGTTCGCATTGGGACTTCTGGTGGTGTAG GTCTGGAGGCTGGGACTGTGGTGATAACAGACAAGGCTGTGGACTCCTTCCTTAGGCCCCAGTTTGAGCAGGTGGTGCTGGGGAAGGTGATCGTGAGAAGCACTGAACTAGATGAAAACCTGGCCCAAGAACTGCTGCAGTGTTCAACTGAGATCCCAAACCTGCCCGCTGTCATCGGAAACACCATGTGCACCCATGATTTTTATGAAG GTCAGGGTCGTTTGGATGGGGCTTTATGTTCCTTCTCTACTGAAGACAAGCTGGAATACCTGAGAAAAGCCCATGAAGCCGGG CGGCTGTTATCTGTGTGA
- the c16h7orf57 gene encoding uncharacterized protein C7orf57 homolog, producing MSVTEKDQQANGAVGPSSQIPGLGYGVDMGPEKITHGRRTGVFESDSDYVKLAKRGGQKGLLWHEDTNVDSKTNSNYKPPDWFSAESESQEQQSTSKRTIPDYMTSEEFQKSPTKGTFQPLDAPFGTDNKTTWEREPDSFTSGKNKMELNHPVDQMEDLTLTSPNSQEGGKFKKTSFDKKQPPVSMQKLLSFGYADDWHAVNKGEKDDEGSSIESEHPSAITPDQDLS from the exons ATGAGTGTAACAGAAAAAGACCAACAGG CCAATGGAGCTGTGGGTCCAAGTTCACAGATTCCTGGCCTGGGATACGGCGTTGACATGGGTCCTGAGAAAATAACCCACGGACGTCGGACCGGTGTTTTTGAGTCAGATTCTGACTATGTGAAACTGGCTAAACGAGGAGGACAAAAGG GTTTATTATGGCACGAGGACACAAATGTAGACTCAAAAACCAATTCAAATTACAAACCTCCAGACTGGTTTTCAGCAGAATCTGAGTCTCAGGAACAGCAAAG CACATCTAAAAGAACAATTCCTGATTACATGACTTCCGAAGAATTCCAGAAAAGTCCAACTAAGGGAACTTTTCAGCCCCTAGATGCTCCCTTTGGGACTGATAATAAAACAACTTGGGAGCGGGAGCCTGATAGTTTTACATCTGGTAAAAATAAG ATGGAATTGAACCATCCCGTGGATCAGATGGAGGACCTGACTTTGACCAGTCCAAATTCCCAGGAAGGGGGCAAGTTTAAGAAAAC GTCTTTTGACAAAAAACAGCCACCAGTTAGCATGCAGAAACTGCTCAGTTTTGGCTATGCAGATGATTGGCATGCAGTAAATAAAGGAGAAAAAGATGATGAAGGATCAA GTATAGAGTCAGAACATCCGAGCGCCATCACTCCAGACCAAGACCTCTCTTAG
- the LOC136711634 gene encoding coiled-coil domain-containing protein 148-like — protein MSGRDLRMFITNHRAEDIEKLTFRMKDGLGSKKYRPVDYQQLQAITEAKRLASAGIELKIHKTLHAAKMTKENTILRQHRQVWSQEHARLMKAGDRAELELQRFLEQNGLNDHLLLEMKDYELILTEDRESFRAATVDPVWQLKDDLHYRLCEMRSYNSQLPPKSFHCDLILEQVEYVKEQQKDITEKLESQCLSMEEEINATAREEWFSSEEVPNDLQQIPEEVLCLECPYPDLKASLLNEFQALAEKYTSRLQSITQRLSGMDRCCGWDMADHFVFQLIVNQYPQDLNDRRVLYMDMLRRLLPHRSRQDLSDHERCWDWYRFTVEQKKVLVRCWLRDRADLLLKARLTVDEACTAYEEELALRTDQRRQQEICAELKDKLQQWRAHQEEVARLEGAIAARKHEEEEERLRKKQQKEEARLTMQKEKIKQYYKEQRRRREELERRDQRRLEELKQLIAEKNRKDRERVQFRQDLLQQHKKEKEVQAFLQQQEEAERQQRLENLKNQVAVVAELDPERMMGETEASKARHKTLVEEEFVLHRPLFQLHTYTNNQIVSDPRVRVEQALREAGLHNTLYAKEVLSTISPPRPARRDMESTVFQT, from the exons ATGAGTGGCAGAGACCTTCGTATGTTTATCACAAATCACAGAGCAGAAGATATAG AAAAGTTGACATTCAGAATGAAAGATGGCCTTGGAAGCAAAAAATACAGACCAGTTGATTATCAACAATTGCAGGCCATCACAGAAGCCAAAAGGCTCGCATCAGCAGGCATAGAACTGAAG ATCCACAAAACCCTGCATGCCGCAAAGATGACCAAAGAAAATACGATTTTAAGACAGCATCGACAGGTTTGGTCCCAAGAACATGCAAGATTAATGAAGGCAGG GGATAGAGCGGAGTTAGAGTTACAAAGGTTCCTGGAGCAAAATGGATTAAATGATCATCTCTTATTAGAAATGAAAGACTATG AGCTAATCTTAACGGAGGACAGAGAATCattcagagctgctacagtggaCCCCGTCTGGCAACTAAAGGATGATTTACATTATAGACTGTGTGAAATGCGTTCATATAACTCCCAGCTCCCCCCAAAGTCCTTTCATTGTGACCTAATACTTGAGCAG GTGGAGTATGTAAAAGAACAGCAAAAAGACATTACAGAAAAACTTGAATCACAATGTCTATCTATGGAAGAGGAAATCAATGCCACTGCTAGAGAG GAATGGTTTTCTTCAGAGGAGGTTCCCAATGATTTACAGCAGATTCCAGAGGAAGTGTTATGTTTAGAGTGTCCTTATCCTGACCTTAAGGCTTCTCTGCTGAATGAATTCCAGGCCCTCGCTGAAAAATACACATCCAGGCTACAAAGCATCACACAAAGGCTTAGTGGAATGGACAG GTGTTGTGGATGGGACATGGCAGATCACTTTGTATTTCAGTTGATTGTGAACCAGTATCCACAGGACCTGAATGACAGGAGAGTTTTGTACATGGATATGTTGCGGAGGCTTCTACCTCACAGATCGAGACAAGACCTG agtGACCACGAGAGGTGCTGGGATTGGTACCGCTTCACCGTGGAGCAGAAGAAGGTCCTGGTGCGGTGCTGGCTCCGAGACAGGGCAGACCTCCTACTGAAAGCACGGCTGACCGTAGACGAGGCCTGCACGGCCTATGAAGAAGAGCTGGCCCTGCGGACTGACCAAAGACGACAACAGGAAATATGTGCAGAACTGAAAGATAAG CTCCAACAGTGGCGTGCCCATCAGGAGGAAGTAGCAAGGCTGGAAGGAGCCATTGCTGCCAGAAAGCAtgaggaagaagaagagaggCTGAGAAAGAAACAACAGAAAGAGGAGGCCAGATTAACAATGCAGAAGGAGAAA ATTAAACAGTATTATAAAGAGCAGCGAAGAAGGAGAGAAGAACTGGAAAGAAGGGATCAACGGCGACTTGAGGAATTGAAACAACTTATTGCAGAGAAAAATAGAAAGGACAGAGAAAG GGTGCAGTTTCGGCAGGACCTACTGCAGCAGCATAAGAAGGAAAAAGAAGTACAAGCTTTCCTCCAGCAACAAGAGGAGGCGGAAAGGCAACAACGACTGGAGAATCTCAAAAATCAG GTGGCAGTTGTGGCTGAGCTGGACCCAGAAAGGATGATGGGAGAGACAGAAGCATCAAAGGCCCGACACAAGACGCTAGTGGAGGAGGAGTTTGTTCTTCACAGGCCACTCTTCCAATTGCATACATACACTAACAACCAG ATAGTATCTGATCCGCGAGTGCGGGTTGAGCAAGCTCTCAGAGAGGCTGGCCTTCATAACACACTGTATGCTAAAGAGGTTCTCTCCACCATCAGCCCTCCCAGACCAGCCAGACGAGACATGGAGTCCACTGTGTTTCAGACATGA